From a region of the Bradyrhizobium sp. KBS0727 genome:
- a CDS encoding VOC family protein translates to MALLGLGYAGFGSAALEDWRQFGTGLVGLQAVERGNSLLAFRMDDRKQRIVIDRAMGEGTRFFGWEVADAAALDALAARLEQAGVRVVAEPQTLADARRVRSLISFLDPAGNRLEAFYGPEIDETPFSPGRSISGFRTGPLGLGHAVLTVENIDPVMAFYVDVLGFGLSDYIEKPFRAYFFHVNARHHSLALIETGRNGMHHLMVELYSLDDVGQAYDIALTQDDRIGVTLGRHTNDFTTSFYAKTPSSFMIECGWGGREIDPATWQPVEMHDGPSLWGHERVWLPPEDRAVAREMRMHAAASGLRAPVQVMEGNYKLMSGTCAWWDGVKQ, encoded by the coding sequence ATGGCATTGCTCGGTCTGGGATATGCCGGGTTCGGATCGGCCGCCCTCGAGGACTGGCGGCAGTTCGGGACCGGGCTCGTCGGCCTGCAGGCGGTCGAGCGCGGCAATTCGCTGCTGGCGTTCCGGATGGACGACCGCAAACAACGCATCGTGATCGACCGCGCCATGGGCGAAGGCACGCGTTTCTTCGGCTGGGAGGTCGCGGACGCGGCTGCACTGGACGCACTCGCGGCCCGGCTGGAACAGGCCGGCGTCCGGGTCGTGGCCGAACCGCAGACGCTGGCCGATGCGAGGCGTGTCCGCAGTCTGATTTCGTTCCTCGACCCCGCCGGCAACCGGCTCGAAGCGTTTTACGGCCCCGAAATCGACGAGACGCCGTTCAGCCCGGGACGATCGATCTCGGGTTTTCGCACCGGCCCGCTCGGGCTCGGCCACGCCGTGCTGACGGTCGAAAACATCGACCCCGTGATGGCGTTCTATGTCGACGTGCTGGGCTTCGGGTTGTCCGACTACATCGAAAAGCCGTTCCGCGCCTATTTCTTCCACGTCAATGCCCGGCATCACAGCCTGGCGCTGATCGAGACCGGCAGGAACGGCATGCACCATTTGATGGTCGAGCTCTATTCGCTCGACGATGTCGGCCAGGCTTACGACATCGCGCTGACCCAGGACGACCGCATCGGCGTTACGCTCGGCCGCCACACCAACGATTTCACGACCTCGTTCTACGCCAAGACGCCGTCCTCCTTCATGATTGAATGCGGCTGGGGCGGCCGCGAGATCGATCCCGCGACCTGGCAGCCGGTCGAGATGCATGACGGGCCGAGCCTGTGGGGCCATGAGCGCGTCTGGCTGCCGCCGGAAGACCGCGCGGTCGCGCGCGAGATGCGTATGCATGCCGCGGCCAGCGGGCTGCGCGCGCCGGTGCAGGTGATGGAAGGCAATTACAAACTGATGTCGGGGACGTGCGCGTGGTGGGACGGAGTGAAGCAATAG
- a CDS encoding anthranilate synthase component I has product MNRTAFSLPEHSEYRTRGGLVVSRAVEQFTGNAKRLDDLIDLLDRRRGVVLSSGTTVPGRYESFDLGFSDPPLVLETAGANFSLAALNARGEVLIAFLGDALRDPCVVISEKNATRLAGHIIRGAAPVDEDQRTRRASVMSLVRDLVAALSSNDDPMLGLFGAFAYDLVFQIEDLVQKRARESDQRDIVLYIPDRLLAYDRATGRGVVLSYDFAWNGRSTKGLPRDTAESIYAKTPRQGFSDHAPGEYQATVEVARAAFARGDLFEAVPGQLFAEPCERSPAEVFQRLCRINPSPYGALMNLGDGEFLVSASPEMFVRSDGRRVETCPISGTIARGADAIGDAEQIRQLLNSEKDEFELNMCTDVDRNDKARVCVPGTIKVLARRQIETYSKLFHTVDHVEGILRPGFDSLDAFLTHAWAVTVTGAPKLWAMQFVEDNERSSRRWYAGAIGAMNFDGSINTGLTIRTIRMKDGLAEVRVGATCLFDSDPAAEDRECQVKAAALFQALRGDPPKPLSAFAPDASGSGKKVLLIDHDDSFVHMLADYFRQVGADVTVVRHVHAQDMLKKKWDLLVLSPGPGRPEDFGISKTIRTALDNKLPIFGVCLGVQAIGEYFGGQLGQLGQPAHGRPSRVQVRGGRLMQNLPNEIVIGRYHSLYVERDSVPEVLEVTATTEDGVAMAIEHKSLPVGGVQFHPESLMSLGGEVGLRIVENAFRLNVGAN; this is encoded by the coding sequence ATGAACAGGACAGCCTTCTCCCTGCCGGAGCACAGCGAATACCGGACCCGCGGCGGCCTCGTCGTGTCACGGGCTGTCGAGCAGTTCACCGGTAACGCCAAGCGCCTCGACGATCTGATCGACCTGCTCGATCGCCGCCGCGGCGTGGTGCTGTCCTCAGGCACCACGGTGCCGGGCCGCTATGAGAGTTTCGACCTCGGCTTTTCCGATCCGCCACTGGTGCTGGAAACCGCCGGCGCCAACTTTTCGCTGGCTGCGCTCAACGCGCGCGGCGAGGTGCTGATCGCCTTTCTCGGCGATGCGCTGCGCGATCCCTGCGTCGTGATCTCGGAAAAGAACGCGACCCGTCTGGCCGGACATATCATCCGCGGTGCCGCGCCTGTTGACGAAGACCAGCGCACCCGCCGCGCCAGCGTGATGTCGCTGGTGCGCGATCTCGTTGCCGCGCTGTCGTCCAATGACGATCCGATGCTCGGCCTGTTCGGCGCCTTTGCCTACGACCTCGTGTTCCAGATCGAGGACCTGGTGCAGAAGCGTGCGCGCGAAAGCGACCAGCGCGATATCGTGCTCTACATCCCGGATCGCCTGCTGGCCTACGACCGCGCCACCGGGCGCGGTGTGGTGCTGAGCTATGATTTCGCCTGGAACGGCAGATCCACCAAGGGCCTGCCGCGCGATACCGCCGAGAGCATCTACGCCAAGACGCCGCGGCAGGGATTTTCCGATCACGCGCCCGGCGAATATCAGGCAACCGTCGAGGTCGCCCGTGCGGCGTTCGCGCGCGGCGACCTGTTCGAGGCGGTGCCGGGACAGTTGTTCGCCGAACCCTGCGAGCGCTCGCCGGCGGAAGTGTTCCAGCGGCTCTGCCGTATCAACCCGTCGCCCTATGGCGCGCTGATGAATCTCGGCGACGGCGAATTTCTGGTGTCGGCCTCGCCGGAAATGTTCGTGCGCTCCGACGGCCGCCGGGTCGAGACCTGCCCGATCTCGGGCACCATCGCGCGTGGCGCCGACGCGATCGGCGACGCCGAGCAGATCCGGCAGTTGCTGAATTCGGAAAAGGACGAATTCGAACTCAACATGTGCACCGACGTCGATCGCAACGACAAGGCGCGGGTCTGCGTGCCCGGGACTATTAAAGTTCTGGCGCGGCGCCAGATCGAGACCTATTCGAAACTGTTTCACACCGTCGACCATGTCGAAGGCATTTTGCGGCCGGGCTTCGACTCGCTCGATGCGTTCCTCACCCATGCGTGGGCGGTGACAGTGACCGGCGCACCGAAATTGTGGGCGATGCAGTTCGTCGAGGACAATGAGCGCTCGTCGCGGCGCTGGTATGCCGGCGCGATCGGTGCGATGAATTTCGACGGCAGCATCAATACCGGGCTCACCATCCGTACCATCCGGATGAAGGATGGCCTGGCCGAAGTCCGTGTCGGCGCCACCTGCCTGTTTGATTCCGATCCGGCCGCTGAAGACCGCGAATGCCAGGTCAAGGCGGCGGCCTTGTTCCAGGCGCTGCGCGGCGATCCGCCAAAACCGCTGTCGGCGTTTGCGCCCGACGCCAGCGGTTCGGGCAAGAAGGTGCTGCTGATCGATCACGACGACAGTTTCGTGCACATGCTGGCGGATTATTTTCGGCAGGTCGGCGCCGACGTCACCGTGGTCCGGCATGTTCATGCGCAGGACATGCTGAAGAAGAAGTGGGATCTCCTGGTGCTGTCGCCCGGGCCGGGAAGACCTGAGGATTTCGGGATTTCGAAGACTATTCGTACCGCGCTGGACAACAAGCTGCCGATCTTCGGCGTCTGCCTCGGCGTGCAGGCGATCGGTGAATATTTCGGCGGCCAGCTCGGCCAGCTCGGCCAGCCAGCGCACGGACGGCCATCCCGAGTCCAGGTGCGCGGCGGGCGGCTGATGCAGAACCTGCCCAACGAGATCGTCATCGGCCGCTATCATTCGCTCTATGTCGAGCGCGACAGCGTGCCTGAAGTGCTCGAGGTCACCGCGACCACCGAGGACGGCGTCGCGATGGCGATCGAACACAAATCTTTGCCGGTCGGCGGCGTGCAGTTTCATCCGGAGTCGCTGATGTCGCTCGGCGGCGAGGTGGGCCTGCGCATTGTCGAGAACGCGTTCCGGCTTAATGTTGGAGCGAACTGA
- a CDS encoding adenine phosphoribosyltransferase has protein sequence MTFDHDLKATVRTIPDYPKPGILFRDITTLLADARAFRRAVDELVHPWAGNKIDKVAGVEARGFILGGAVAHQVSAGFVPIRKKGKLPHTTVRIAYSLEYGLDEMEMHADAVHPGERVILVDDLIATGGTAEGAVKLLRQIGANVVAACFIIDLPDLGGAAKLRAMDVPVRTLMTFEGH, from the coding sequence ATGACATTCGACCACGATCTGAAAGCCACCGTCCGCACCATTCCGGATTACCCGAAGCCGGGCATCCTGTTTCGCGACATCACCACGCTATTGGCGGACGCGCGCGCCTTTCGCCGCGCGGTCGACGAGCTGGTGCATCCCTGGGCCGGCAACAAGATCGACAAGGTCGCCGGCGTCGAGGCGAGGGGCTTCATTCTCGGCGGCGCCGTGGCGCATCAGGTCTCCGCCGGCTTCGTGCCGATCCGCAAGAAAGGCAAGCTGCCGCACACCACGGTACGGATCGCTTACTCCTTGGAATACGGCCTCGACGAAATGGAAATGCACGCCGATGCCGTGCATCCCGGCGAGCGCGTGATCTTGGTCGATGATCTCATCGCCACCGGCGGCACCGCGGAAGGCGCAGTAAAACTGTTGCGCCAGATCGGCGCCAACGTGGTCGCCGCCTGCTTCATCATCGACCTGCCGGATCTCGGCGGCGCCGCCAAGCTGCGCGCGATGGATGTGCCGGTGCGAACGCTGATGACGTTCGAGGGGCATTGA
- a CDS encoding GIY-YIG nuclease family protein produces the protein MTSDRKAAIAAYKERKTIAGIYVVRCTATSETWVGQSPNLEKIQNRIWFSLRQGSHTCRSLQAAWTAHGPDSLTFAECERLEEEDIPYVRDALLKERALHWRSQLGATAV, from the coding sequence GTGACGTCAGACAGAAAGGCCGCGATCGCCGCCTACAAGGAGCGAAAGACCATCGCGGGGATTTACGTCGTCCGCTGCACGGCCACCTCGGAGACGTGGGTCGGACAGTCGCCCAATCTGGAGAAGATCCAGAACCGGATCTGGTTCTCGCTGCGCCAGGGCAGCCATACCTGCCGGAGCCTGCAGGCGGCATGGACCGCGCACGGGCCCGACAGCCTGACGTTCGCCGAATGCGAACGGCTGGAAGAGGAAGATATCCCCTATGTCCGCGACGCGCTGCTGAAGGAGCGCGCGCTGCATTGGCGGTCGCAGCTCGGCGCCACGGCCGTCTGA
- a CDS encoding M48 family metallopeptidase has translation MAAYGLYTHIASNKFRSMLLLAGLFLLIYVLVYAGALIAEVVINSDASADYYLRAAFRDLITSAPYATIVAALWIVIAYFFHQNMIDAVTGGEDVTRQQQPRLYNLLENLCISRGIPMPKLKVMDSPALNAFATGLNRRQYAVTVTTGLLNALNDHEIEAVLGHELTHIRNGDVQLMVVAVIIAGVVGFFGELFFRMFTNLSWSGGWGSSSSSSRSSSSSSDSDSKSSGGGAVIVVIIAIALIVVAWLLSQVVKLALSRSREFLADAGSVELTKDPDAMISALRKIENRGELPGATSAVMELCVDNPREGFTDLFATHPSVDSRIKALVQFAGGHDPGPLALPSDASSEPDDQAEQTDQTPPPLPRGPWSDAGRPADSAEGGTPPPLSGPWGRRR, from the coding sequence ATGGCCGCGTATGGTCTCTACACGCACATCGCGTCGAACAAGTTTCGTTCGATGCTGCTGCTCGCCGGCCTGTTCCTGCTGATCTATGTGCTGGTCTATGCCGGCGCCTTGATCGCGGAGGTCGTGATCAACAGCGACGCCTCGGCCGACTATTATTTGAGGGCAGCCTTCCGCGACCTGATCACATCAGCACCTTACGCGACAATCGTCGCCGCATTGTGGATCGTGATCGCCTATTTCTTCCACCAGAACATGATCGACGCCGTCACCGGCGGCGAGGACGTGACGCGGCAGCAGCAGCCGCGGCTCTACAATCTGCTGGAAAATCTCTGCATCTCGCGCGGCATCCCGATGCCGAAGCTGAAGGTGATGGACAGCCCGGCGCTGAATGCGTTCGCGACCGGTCTCAACCGGCGGCAATATGCCGTCACCGTTACCACGGGACTTCTCAACGCGCTCAACGACCACGAAATCGAGGCCGTGCTGGGCCACGAGCTGACCCATATCCGCAACGGCGACGTGCAACTGATGGTGGTCGCGGTCATCATCGCCGGCGTGGTCGGCTTTTTCGGCGAACTGTTCTTCCGGATGTTTACCAATTTGAGCTGGAGCGGCGGCTGGGGATCCTCGTCGTCATCCTCGCGATCGTCGTCGTCCTCCTCGGACAGCGACAGCAAAAGCTCCGGCGGCGGCGCCGTCATCGTCGTCATCATCGCGATCGCCCTGATCGTGGTGGCCTGGTTGTTGTCGCAGGTCGTCAAACTGGCGCTGTCGCGGTCGCGCGAGTTCCTGGCCGACGCCGGCTCGGTCGAACTCACCAAGGATCCCGACGCCATGATCTCGGCGCTGCGCAAGATCGAGAATCGCGGCGAGCTTCCGGGTGCTACCTCGGCCGTCATGGAGCTTTGCGTCGATAACCCGCGCGAGGGCTTTACCGATCTGTTCGCGACCCATCCGTCGGTGGATTCGCGCATCAAGGCGCTGGTCCAGTTCGCGGGCGGCCACGATCCGGGCCCGCTGGCGCTGCCGTCGGATGCGTCCAGCGAGCCCGACGATCAGGCAGAGCAGACGGATCAGACCCCGCCGCCCCTTCCCCGCGGCCCGTGGAGCGATGCCGGCCGGCCCGCGGATAGCGCGGAGGGAGGAACCCCGCCTCCGTTATCAGGCCCCTGGGGCCGGCGCCGCTGA
- a CDS encoding LemA family protein, with product MSTGWIVLGVIVIIVLFAFGAYNRLVALGQRVSQAFADIDVQLKQRHDLIPNLVETVKGYAAHERGTLDDVIKARNSAMSAQGPAQVGAAENQLSGALGRLIALSEAYPDLKANANFQQLAGELSDLENKIAASRRFFNNAVQEYNTGIQQMPAALFAGMFGFTRKDFFDLGASRTEVEATPTVKF from the coding sequence ATGTCGACCGGATGGATCGTTCTCGGCGTCATCGTCATTATCGTGTTGTTTGCGTTCGGCGCCTATAACCGGCTGGTCGCACTCGGTCAGCGCGTCAGTCAGGCCTTTGCCGACATCGACGTCCAGCTCAAGCAGCGCCACGACCTGATCCCGAACCTGGTCGAAACCGTCAAGGGTTACGCCGCCCACGAGCGCGGCACGCTTGACGACGTCATCAAGGCCCGTAACTCGGCGATGTCGGCGCAGGGACCGGCCCAAGTCGGCGCCGCCGAGAACCAGCTCTCTGGCGCACTCGGCAGGCTGATCGCGTTGTCGGAGGCCTATCCGGACCTCAAGGCCAACGCCAATTTCCAGCAGCTCGCCGGCGAACTGTCCGACCTCGAAAACAAGATCGCGGCCAGCCGCCGCTTCTTCAACAACGCGGTTCAGGAATACAACACCGGCATCCAGCAGATGCCGGCCGCGTTGTTTGCCGGCATGTTCGGCTTCACCCGCAAGGACTTCTTCGACCTCGGCGCCAGCCGCACCGAAGTCGAGGCGACGCCGACGGTGAAGTTCTAA
- a CDS encoding small ribosomal subunit Rsm22 family protein: MTSPDLPAELKAALDGKLRGFSRSDAAGRAASISKTYRDGGGSGAIRSETDALAYALARMPATYAAVTASLNALCEIRPDFAPASLLDIGAGPGTATWAAAETFPSLQGFALLDANDALRTLALNLFSDSFRLRNTDYERGEARSALAKADAADLVIASYMIGEIGDVERRALAALMWEKTGDTLLVVEPGTPAGYARIIALRAQLIALGAHVAAPCPHDGQCPLAAPDWCHFTQRLQRSRAHKQVKGAELPFEDEKFAYVALTRTPMTKRPARVLAQPEVSKVEVSAKLCTPDGLAWTRTPRRAKADYARARRWRWGDAVD; this comes from the coding sequence ATGACCTCACCCGACCTCCCCGCCGAACTGAAAGCAGCACTCGACGGCAAGCTGCGGGGTTTTTCGCGCAGCGATGCCGCCGGCCGCGCCGCGTCGATTTCGAAAACCTACCGCGACGGCGGCGGCTCCGGCGCGATCCGGTCGGAGACCGATGCGTTGGCCTACGCGCTGGCGCGGATGCCCGCGACCTACGCCGCGGTCACGGCGAGCCTGAACGCGCTCTGCGAGATCAGGCCGGACTTTGCACCGGCAAGTCTGCTCGATATAGGCGCCGGGCCGGGCACCGCCACTTGGGCGGCGGCGGAAACCTTCCCGTCGCTGCAAGGCTTTGCGCTGCTCGATGCCAACGACGCCCTTCGGACGCTGGCGCTTAATCTCTTCAGCGACAGCTTTCGCCTGCGTAACACCGACTACGAACGTGGCGAGGCCCGATCCGCGCTGGCCAAGGCCGACGCCGCCGATCTCGTCATCGCCAGTTACATGATCGGCGAGATTGGCGATGTCGAACGACGCGCGCTGGCCGCTCTGATGTGGGAAAAGACCGGCGATACGCTGCTCGTGGTCGAACCCGGCACGCCGGCCGGTTACGCGCGGATCATCGCGCTGCGCGCGCAACTGATCGCGTTGGGCGCGCATGTCGCCGCCCCCTGCCCGCACGACGGCCAATGCCCGCTTGCCGCGCCGGACTGGTGCCATTTCACCCAGCGCCTGCAGCGTTCGCGCGCGCACAAGCAGGTCAAGGGCGCCGAGTTGCCGTTCGAGGACGAAAAATTCGCCTATGTCGCGCTGACCCGCACACCGATGACGAAACGTCCGGCCCGGGTGCTGGCGCAGCCTGAAGTGAGCAAGGTCGAAGTATCGGCCAAGTTGTGCACCCCGGACGGCCTCGCGTGGACGCGCACGCCGCGCCGCGCCAAGGCCGATTATGCCCGCGCCCGGCGCTGGCGATGGGGCGATGCGGTGGATTGA
- the smc gene encoding chromosome segregation protein SMC produces the protein MKLTRLRLHGFKSFVEPTDFMIEPGLTGVVGPNGCGKSNLVEALRWAMGETSHKSLRAADMDAVIFAGSGNRPARNHAEVVMTIDNADRTAPAAMNDSQVLEISRRIEREAGSVYRINGRDVRARDVQILFADAATGARSPALVHQGKIGEIIQAKPEQRRRVLEDAAGVAGLHARRHEAELRLKAAETNLTRVEDVIGQLAGQVDGLKKQARQAIRFREVAAKVRKAEATLFHLRWLEAHADVAESAHTHDLNVREMAERTREQAEAARIQAIRASELPALREGEARAAAGLQRLTNAREQLNREEARAKERVAELDRRLTQFAADIAREQQQNLDADAALQRLDTEDSEIKEEIKSRVEKRSGVDERVSEAEATLAAAERMFGELTTALADLTAKRNQLEAGVRTHRDRLARLDQEIANVASDEQKLAQETGNLGDIDALAGAMETAQESLAASEAAAQASETGHVAARQKLEASRAPLAEADKRVQRLETEARTISKLVNGETKNLWPPIIDGVTVAKGFEKALGAVLGDDLDAPVDPSAPMRWTNAGATFDDPALPAGVEALASHVEAPTELTRRLAQIGVVPKERGAELVSQLKTGQRLVSLEGDVWRWDGFVAAAHAPTGAARRLAERARLVDIEHELEQARTDAAAKRQALEDAETELKMASSAESAAREAWRAAQREADAARERYATTEREINRHSARKSALTEAHSRLAADRAEAEAAHESANAALDELPPSLDTETRLAAVRTDIEGHRRFAAQVRAEAQALAREAELADRRVQAILAERTEWQNRKQSAASQVTTVEARITEVTAERAELDNAPAVFAEKRRALINEIESAESARRVAADALAAAESVMAETDREAKASLEALSSAREACARAEERMEGTKRRLADIEREIHDMLEVEPHAVAALAELEPGAELPPLNEVEENLEKLRRDRERLGAVNLRAEEELREVEAQHTALTTERDDLVEAIKRLRQGIQSLNKEARERLLTSFETVNEHFKRLFVELFGGGEAALHLIESDDPLEAGLEIIAKPPGKKPQTLSLLSGGEQALTALALIFAVFLTNPSPICVLDEVDAPLDDHNVERFCNLLHEMTSSTDTRFIIITHNPITMARMNRLYGVTMAERGVSQLVSVGLDDAVKILDQNVA, from the coding sequence ATGAAACTCACGCGCCTCCGCCTCCACGGCTTCAAGTCATTCGTTGAACCCACCGACTTCATGATCGAACCCGGCCTCACCGGCGTGGTCGGACCGAACGGCTGCGGCAAATCCAACCTGGTCGAAGCACTGCGCTGGGCGATGGGCGAGACCTCGCATAAATCGCTGCGCGCCGCCGACATGGATGCGGTGATCTTCGCCGGCTCCGGCAACCGTCCGGCGCGCAACCACGCCGAAGTCGTGATGACGATCGACAATGCCGATCGCACGGCGCCCGCGGCCATGAATGACAGCCAGGTTCTGGAAATCTCGCGCCGCATCGAGCGCGAGGCAGGCTCGGTCTATCGCATCAACGGCCGCGACGTCCGTGCAAGGGATGTGCAGATCCTGTTCGCCGACGCCGCCACCGGTGCGCGCTCGCCGGCGCTGGTCCACCAAGGCAAGATCGGCGAGATCATTCAGGCCAAGCCCGAACAGCGCCGCCGCGTGCTGGAAGACGCCGCCGGCGTCGCCGGCCTGCACGCCCGCCGCCACGAAGCCGAACTGCGGCTGAAGGCTGCCGAAACCAACCTGACCCGCGTCGAGGACGTGATCGGCCAGCTCGCCGGCCAGGTCGACGGTCTGAAGAAGCAGGCTCGCCAGGCCATCCGGTTCCGCGAAGTCGCCGCCAAGGTACGCAAGGCCGAGGCCACGCTGTTCCATCTGCGCTGGCTCGAGGCCCATGCCGACGTCGCCGAGTCCGCCCATACCCACGACCTCAACGTTCGCGAGATGGCCGAACGTACCCGCGAACAGGCCGAGGCCGCGCGTATCCAGGCGATCCGCGCTAGCGAATTGCCGGCGCTGCGCGAGGGCGAAGCCCGCGCCGCCGCCGGACTGCAGCGACTGACCAATGCCCGCGAGCAGCTCAACCGCGAGGAAGCGCGCGCCAAGGAGCGCGTCGCCGAACTCGACCGCCGGCTGACGCAATTCGCCGCCGACATCGCCCGCGAACAGCAGCAGAACCTGGATGCCGACGCCGCGCTGCAGCGGCTCGACACCGAAGATTCCGAGATCAAGGAAGAGATCAAGTCGCGCGTCGAAAAGCGCTCCGGCGTCGACGAACGGGTTTCGGAAGCCGAAGCGACGCTGGCCGCGGCCGAGCGCATGTTCGGCGAGCTGACCACCGCGCTTGCCGACCTCACCGCCAAGCGCAACCAGCTTGAGGCCGGCGTGCGCACCCATCGCGACCGCCTGGCCCGGCTCGACCAGGAAATCGCCAACGTCGCCAGCGACGAGCAGAAGCTGGCGCAGGAAACCGGCAATCTCGGCGACATCGACGCGCTCGCCGGCGCCATGGAGACCGCGCAGGAAAGCCTCGCGGCATCGGAAGCCGCAGCCCAGGCCTCTGAGACCGGCCACGTCGCCGCGCGGCAAAAGCTCGAAGCCTCGCGCGCCCCGCTCGCCGAGGCCGACAAGCGCGTGCAGCGACTCGAGACCGAAGCCCGCACGATTTCCAAGCTCGTCAATGGCGAGACCAAGAACCTGTGGCCGCCGATCATCGACGGCGTCACCGTCGCCAAGGGTTTTGAAAAGGCGCTCGGCGCCGTGCTCGGCGACGATCTCGACGCGCCGGTCGATCCGTCGGCGCCGATGCGCTGGACCAATGCCGGTGCCACCTTCGACGACCCGGCACTGCCGGCCGGCGTCGAAGCCCTCGCCTCCCATGTCGAGGCGCCGACCGAACTGACGCGCCGGCTGGCGCAGATCGGCGTCGTGCCGAAGGAACGCGGCGCGGAGCTGGTTTCGCAACTCAAGACCGGCCAGCGGCTGGTGTCGCTGGAAGGCGACGTCTGGCGCTGGGACGGTTTTGTCGCGGCCGCGCATGCGCCGACCGGTGCGGCACGGCGTCTCGCCGAACGCGCCCGGCTTGTCGACATTGAACATGAACTGGAGCAGGCGCGCACCGACGCTGCCGCAAAGCGGCAGGCGCTGGAAGACGCCGAGACCGAACTGAAGATGGCATCGAGCGCCGAGTCCGCGGCCCGCGAGGCATGGCGCGCCGCGCAGCGCGAGGCCGATGCCGCGCGCGAACGCTATGCCACGACCGAACGCGAGATCAACCGCCACAGCGCCCGCAAATCGGCGCTGACGGAAGCCCATTCGCGTCTGGCTGCCGACCGCGCCGAGGCCGAAGCCGCGCATGAGAGCGCCAACGCGGCGCTCGACGAACTGCCGCCGAGCCTCGACACTGAGACAAGGCTTGCCGCCGTTCGCACCGACATCGAAGGCCATCGCCGTTTCGCCGCCCAAGTGCGTGCCGAAGCGCAGGCGCTGGCGCGCGAGGCCGAGTTGGCCGACCGCCGCGTGCAGGCGATCCTCGCCGAGCGCACCGAATGGCAGAACCGCAAGCAGAGCGCGGCTTCGCAGGTCACCACCGTCGAAGCCCGCATCACCGAAGTGACCGCCGAGCGTGCCGAGCTGGATAACGCACCGGCCGTGTTCGCGGAAAAGCGCCGCGCGCTGATCAACGAAATCGAATCGGCCGAAAGCGCCCGGCGCGTTGCCGCGGACGCGCTGGCCGCCGCCGAAAGCGTGATGGCGGAAACCGACCGCGAGGCCAAGGCCTCGCTCGAAGCGCTCTCCAGCGCCCGCGAAGCGTGCGCCCGCGCCGAGGAGCGCATGGAAGGCACCAAGCGCCGGCTTGCGGACATCGAGCGTGAAATCCACGACATGCTCGAAGTCGAACCGCACGCCGTGGCGGCGCTGGCCGAACTCGAGCCGGGCGCGGAATTGCCGCCGCTCAACGAGGTCGAGGAAAACCTCGAAAAGCTGCGCCGCGATCGCGAGCGCCTTGGCGCCGTCAACCTGCGCGCCGAGGAAGAACTGCGCGAGGTCGAGGCCCAGCACACGGCACTGACCACCGAGCGCGACGACCTCGTCGAAGCCATCAAGCGGCTGCGCCAGGGCATCCAGAGCCTGAACAAGGAAGCGCGCGAGCGGCTGTTGACCTCGTTCGAGACCGTTAACGAGCACTTCAAGCGGCTGTTCGTCGAACTGTTCGGCGGCGGCGAAGCGGCGTTGCACCTGATCGAGAGCGACGATCCGCTGGAAGCCGGCCTCGAAATCATCGCCAAGCCGCCCGGCAAGAAGCCGCAGACGCTGTCGCTGCTCTCGGGCGGCGAGCAGGCGCTGACCGCGCTGGCGCTGATCTTCGCGGTGTTCCTCACCAACCCGTCGCCGATCTGCGTGCTGGACGAAGTCGACGCGCCGCTCGACGACCACAACGTGGAGCGGTTCTGCAACCTGCTGCACGAAATGACATCGTCGACCGACACCCGCTTCATCATCATCACGCATAATCCGATCACGATGGCGCGGATGAATCGGCTGTACGGCGTCACCATGGCCGAACGCGGCGTCTCGCAACTGGTCTCGGTTGGCCTCGACGACGCGGTCAAGATCCTCGATCAGAACGTGGCGTGA
- a CDS encoding DsbA family protein, giving the protein MLITRRAFAAALPLTALISRAMAVPASEVTRPQALPDMALGPDDAKVTIVEYAAPTCPHCAAFNKDVFPKIKSEFIDTGKVRYVFREFPLNIKDLACAMLTRRIAGEDSAKYFAVVDIMFRQQDQLVEKTSDTLRLIGRQAGLSTQAVEDCLKDQAMQDKISAGQKFAEDVLKVEGTPTFFINGDEIVGEAAFEEFAKRIDSLLKS; this is encoded by the coding sequence TTGCTCATCACCCGCCGCGCCTTCGCTGCCGCCTTGCCGTTGACCGCGCTGATCTCCAGGGCGATGGCGGTACCTGCCAGCGAGGTGACCAGGCCGCAGGCGCTGCCTGACATGGCGCTCGGCCCTGATGACGCCAAGGTGACGATCGTCGAATACGCGGCGCCGACCTGCCCGCATTGCGCCGCGTTCAACAAGGACGTGTTTCCGAAGATCAAGTCGGAATTCATCGACACCGGCAAGGTGCGTTACGTGTTCCGCGAGTTCCCGCTCAACATCAAGGATCTCGCCTGCGCGATGCTGACGCGCCGGATCGCCGGTGAGGACTCTGCAAAATATTTTGCCGTGGTCGACATCATGTTCCGGCAGCAGGACCAATTGGTGGAGAAGACCTCCGATACGCTGCGGCTGATCGGGCGGCAGGCGGGTCTCAGCACTCAGGCGGTCGAGGATTGCCTGAAGGACCAGGCGATGCAGGACAAGATCAGCGCCGGGCAGAAGTTTGCCGAGGACGTCTTGAAGGTCGAGGGCACGCCGACCTTTTTCATCAACGGCGACGAGATCGTGGGTGAAGCCGCCTTCGAGGAATTCGCCAAGCGCATCGATTCGCTGTTGAAAAGCTGA